The Lewinellaceae bacterium DNA window CTTGCATCCTACGGGCAGGCCAGCTATGAGGACCGCTACAATTCAGGGATTGGCTCCAATGGGTTAACGCAGGCACGCCACGACATTCTTGATAAGCGCTATGAGAATTATCCCGAAAGTTTTGACCCACATACAGATGCAGCTTACCGGTTTACAGGATCCTATGGACTTAGAGACCAGGTATTATTACAGGGCACTACCTATGAGGTAGGCCAGCTCCTTTTATCACCAACCCGCACTTACCTGCCTGTCTTGGCCGCTTTATTGAATTCGTCGCTGAGACCATCCATTCATGGCATCATCCATAATACTGGGGGAGGATTGACCAAAGTTATGAAGTTTGTAGATCAGTGTCGCATCATCAAGGACCAGTTGTTGCCGGTTCCTCCGGTGTTTGAACTGATTCAGCAAGAGTCCAATGCTCCTCTGAAGGAGATGCACCAGGTTTTTAACATGGGTCAGCGATTGGAGATATATATAGCTGAATCACAAATAAATAACTGCCTTGATATCATTAAAGACTTTAATATAGACTGTCAGGTGATCGGTCATGTCGAGTCAGCTGCTACCAATGAATTGGTGATAACTCGGGGATCAGATTCATGGACTTACTTGCCGGGTGAATATTAAAACCCGACCTGGCTCCTCTGGTATCCTCATTCCTTACTCCGCTTTCCTTCAAACTCACCGTTGGGCTGATGTAGTACGATTACATCATGATCGGTCCCTTTGAATGATACCGAGAATCCTGGCAGATCCGGGACTTTAAATTGATTCTCAAGGATTGGTTGCAAAGCAAAAGTAGGTTGCCCCGCAGGTGTCATTTTGAGCTGGTCACCTTCCAGCTTAATGACAATTTTCAGACCATTGACATCGTAATTGCCGACAAATTGTTTGAGATAGTCTGAACGTTTCCAAAGGTCGGAGGCTATCCGTTCAAACACAATTGGATCTACCGCTGGTTCTAAAGGAACCTGAATGCGGTCAATGTAATTGCTCATCCCGGCATCAAACTTGATTTTGAAGCCCTCATCTCCCAGTTCTGGCACGATACCTTGGAATAAATCTACGTCAACCGCAGATAAAGACAGTTTCATAAAATTGAAGGAGGCTCGTAATGTATCGCGGTCAAGGGTTACGGTGAATTTCCCGTAAGCTGGGTGTTCAAATGTGCCTGCGTAGGCGCTAAGTGGACGGACCGGTATGAAAGGCTTTGCTTCTTCCTTTTCCTTTTCTTCCTTTTCTTTGTCCTCTTCTTTAGGTCCCCGGTCCGTCACCTGAAGCCACCTTTCATGGCCTGTCTGGATCCAGTTTGTACCATCGACGCCCAGCACCTTATCCATAAACGCAAAACTTAATGCCGCAGAAAGGGGCGTGCCATTCATATTGGCCAGTACAACCATTCCAAAGCCCTTTTCAGGAACCAGGTGAACATGAGCCGTAAAGCCGTCGATATTTCCTCCGTGGGATACGATCTTTAGGTTGTGGTAATACAGGATCGACCATCCCAGCCCATAAAAGCCTTCCGAAGTGCCAGGTTTGGCGAAAATACCAGCACCGGACATATGTGGCTTCTGGATGTATTCAATCAGGGATGGATCCAGTAATTGGTGATCGCCGACTTTACCTTTATTGAGATTAAAAGCAACCCACTTGACCATGTCTTCCGCCGTGCTATTGATAGAACCTGCCGGGCCGATGGCGTCGATATTGCGATAGGGAATCTCGATCACACCGGATTTGGTCCACCGGTATGGTTTACTGGCACGGTTGTTTCCGGTCATTTCTGAGGTGGAGAAACTCGTCGCCTGCATATCCAGCGGGGTTAGAATCCGGGAACGGGTGAAGTCTTCCCAACTCATGCCGGATAGATGTTCCGTCAGGATTCCGGCAGTCATGAACATCAGATTTTGGTACTGAAAAGTTGTACGGAAGGGTTCATTTGGTTCCAGGAACTTCAATCGGTCGAAAAGCTCTTTCCGCGTCCAATTACTTCCATACCAAAGTAAATCATGCCGGGGTAGTCCTGACCGGTGGCACAATAAATCTTCGGGAGTCATTTCCTGACTGGCAAATGCATCATGCATTGCAAAATCCGGCAGGTATTCATGCACCGGTTTCGTCCACTCCAGCTTACCATCATCAACCAGCATGGCATTGCCCATTGCTGTAAAGGCCTTTGTGGTCGAACCGATCCCAAAAATGGTCTGGGCAGTAGCTGGAATCTTTTTTTCCTGATCCTGGAACCCAAATCCGTCCGATAGTAAAACTTTTCCATCGTAATAGATAGCCACGCCAATACCCGGAACTTCAAAGAGGTTACGGACAGAATCGATGAAATGATGCCATCCGGTCGTATCAATTTGGCTGGCTTTAGTGCCTTCCAGGGTTAAACTCAGCGGTAAGGCAGCAGGCCCCTGGTAAAAAGTGCCGGAAATTGAAGTGGGTGATTCAATTCTGCCAGCATAGTGGACATTGCCCGGTATACCAGAGACCTTAAATGTTATCGAATCGGAAGAAATGGCCAGATCTGAAGCGGGAAATCCCTGTGCCGTCTGTTGGGGCACTTGAAAAGTTATCTTCCAGTCGGTTGGCTTTTCTACGAGAAGGACGACATCCAGGGTGCCACTAGGTATCTGGAGATGGCCTTTATATGTACCTGTCTCAATTTGGGCGGAGAGCTGTGTTAATATCCCGAGGCTCAGGATAATTGCATAGCGCCATGCATTCAAGCGAATCATTGGATTTGTTTCTTTCCATCCAATTTAAGCAATGCGATGGAGATCAGTTCTTCGTTTCGATCAAATTAGATGTTGGACCGGACCAAACGGCGGATAATCCTGATGTCAGGATGAAAAACGGCCTCAAACCATATCACTTTCGGGCAAATTCTCAACACGTTTAAAATAGGCCAGTAAAGCCAGACCGCCACCAACACAGGTGGTGAAGACGGTTGTAAAGACGGAAGGTAATGGAAGGATTTTCTCCAGAATTGCTCCGGCAAATAAACCACATCCTATACCGATCAATAACAAACCCCAGCGTAAAGCAAGGAATTTCCGTGGAGATGCAGTTGGTGTGGCAACAACTCCGCTCATGCGTTCTTTATGCCTTGTATAGAAATAGAGGTAGGTCAGAACGATAACGGACGACCAGAATCCGATGACGGCAACTAGTCCAATAATTTCTCCCATGATAATTGATTTTTAATTGATTTGTCCGTTGGACATAACGGACGCAAGAAAGGTTACAAGGACTCAGAATTTTTTTTACGGTTACGTTTCCCGGGCATGCGGAGGAGAAGCGGTTGCTTAAACAGTAAAAATTTGTTGTAAAAAATACCGGCAATCAGTAACCTTTATATGGGAGATAATGTCAGATTGATACCTATGCCGACAGATCAGGAGATTATCGATGGACTCGTGAAGAAAAACGATGTTATGGTGCGTACATTCATTCGCATGCACCAGAACTATGTTTATACGTTGTGTATAAGGTTACTGGGTGATGAAATGAAAGCTGAGGAAGCAACACAGGATACCTTTTTGCAGGTATTCCGGAATATTGAAAAGTTTGACGGGAGATCACGAATTACAACCTGGATGTACACGATCGCCCATAACATCTGTATTAATCAATTGCGCAAGTCCAAAAAGTCCGTATTCAGTCCACTTGAAAATGCAGAAATAGCCATGAAACCGGCTGAAGAGAAAACGGATCAGAAAGTGCTGGCACAGGAACAAAAAGAGCGCCTGGAAAACTGTCTGCAGCAGCTGCCTCCGGATCTGAGGGAAGTATTGACGTTGTTTTATTTCAAAGAGCTGTCCATCAAGGAGATTGGATCCATCAATGGAGATACAGAAGCAAACATCAAAGTGAAACTACACCGCGGAAGAAAACAGTTAAAAACGTTGTTAGAGTCATCAGTTCATGGTCAAATTGATTTGCTATATGGATGATTATTTGATTTCCAAGTACCTGGATGGCGAACTATCGCCTGCTGAAAAAGCAACTTTTGACAATCGCCTCAAGACCGATGATTTATTTCGGAGAGAAGTGGAATCCATGGAGGCTGTCCACCGGATGCTGGCTGATTTTTCGGTTCGTCCTGCTCCTCAGCATTTGCAGAGCCGGATCATGGCGCGCGTCGCTGAAGGGGTCAACCCGATGCTGCGGTTTGTGCAATGGATCGTGGTTATCTGGGCTATTCTTACCTTGGTGTTACTGGTGCTTAAATTCACTGGAGTTGTCACCTTTTCGGACCAATTGTCTGGTATTGATGTGAAGTCCATCATGGATGGATTGGTAAAATATCAATCCATATTTGCGATCCTGTTCAGCGTTACCTTTACTTTCGGTATCCTGTATTTTAGTCAGAACTGGTTAAAGAAACTGGCTCACAAGCCTTCAAATCACCCGCATTAAAAAGGGTGGTCCCAACCGCCGATGTACGTGGATGGGGTCAATTGCTTCATTTCATGTTTGACCTTTTCACTGATTTCCAGAGAATCAATAAACTGATGCAGGACGTCCTGGGTGATTTGTCCCTGTCCACGGGTTAAGGCCTTTAGTTTTTCATAAGGCTGATCGACGCCTTCCCTGCGCAAAATCGTCTGAATGGCTTCGGCAAGGACCGCCCAATTCCGGTCCAGGTCTTCTGCCAGAGCGCGTTGATTGAGTTGCAATTTGGACAAACCTTTCTCAAGGGACTGCAGGGCGATCAGAATATGGGCAAATGGGACCCCTGCATTTCGCAATACCGTACTGTCAGTCAGATCACGCTGTAGCCTGGAGATGGGAAGTTTCTCTGCCAGAAATGCCAGGATGGCGCTGGCCATTCCCAGATTACCCTCTGCATTTTCGAAGTCAATAGGGTTTACTTTGTGAGGCATGGCCGAAGAGCCAACTTCATCCTTCACTGCTTTCTGCTTGAAATATTCCATGGAGATGTAAGTCCAGATATCCCGGCAGAAATCCACCAGTATCGTGTTCAGACGGATCCAGTTTTGAAACAAACCGGCGAGATCGTCGTAATGATCGATTTGGGTGGTAAATACCGAGCGCTTCAACCCGAGGTGTTCCTGTAAAAAACGGTGCCCGAAGTCGAACCAATCAATGGTTGGAAAGGCAACCAGGTGGGCATTGAAGTTACCCGTGGCACCACCAAATTTCCCATAATAACTTTGAGAAACCAGTGCTTCCCGGATGTGTTGCAGGCGACTCACGAAAACCATCCACTCCTTGCCCATGGTGGTCGGAGAAGCAGGTTGGCCATGGGTCCGGGCCAGCATGGGTATTTCCCGCATTGCCAGCGCCTGTTCCTGTAAAC harbors:
- a CDS encoding RNA polymerase sigma factor; this translates as MPTDQEIIDGLVKKNDVMVRTFIRMHQNYVYTLCIRLLGDEMKAEEATQDTFLQVFRNIEKFDGRSRITTWMYTIAHNICINQLRKSKKSVFSPLENAEIAMKPAEEKTDQKVLAQEQKERLENCLQQLPPDLREVLTLFYFKELSIKEIGSINGDTEANIKVKLHRGRKQLKTLLESSVHGQIDLLYG
- the purB gene encoding adenylosuccinate lyase — protein: MDGLFQISPVDGRYAGKTKALRPYFSEFGLIKYRVQVEIEYLIALSRTVPVLQPLSESEALELRSLVDRFEEKDAVWIKEKERITNHDVKAVEYWVKDQLEQIGLGSYLEFVHFGLTSQDINNTSVPMLLRDALQQVLLPQLEKLIDRLQEQALAMREIPMLARTHGQPASPTTMGKEWMVFVSRLQHIREALVSQSYYGKFGGATGNFNAHLVAFPTIDWFDFGHRFLQEHLGLKRSVFTTQIDHYDDLAGLFQNWIRLNTILVDFCRDIWTYISMEYFKQKAVKDEVGSSAMPHKVNPIDFENAEGNLGMASAILAFLAEKLPISRLQRDLTDSTVLRNAGVPFAHILIALQSLEKGLSKLQLNQRALAEDLDRNWAVLAEAIQTILRREGVDQPYEKLKALTRGQGQITQDVLHQFIDSLEISEKVKHEMKQLTPSTYIGGWDHPF
- a CDS encoding serine hydrolase, with protein sequence MIRLNAWRYAIILSLGILTQLSAQIETGTYKGHLQIPSGTLDVVLLVEKPTDWKITFQVPQQTAQGFPASDLAISSDSITFKVSGIPGNVHYAGRIESPTSISGTFYQGPAALPLSLTLEGTKASQIDTTGWHHFIDSVRNLFEVPGIGVAIYYDGKVLLSDGFGFQDQEKKIPATAQTIFGIGSTTKAFTAMGNAMLVDDGKLEWTKPVHEYLPDFAMHDAFASQEMTPEDLLCHRSGLPRHDLLWYGSNWTRKELFDRLKFLEPNEPFRTTFQYQNLMFMTAGILTEHLSGMSWEDFTRSRILTPLDMQATSFSTSEMTGNNRASKPYRWTKSGVIEIPYRNIDAIGPAGSINSTAEDMVKWVAFNLNKGKVGDHQLLDPSLIEYIQKPHMSGAGIFAKPGTSEGFYGLGWSILYYHNLKIVSHGGNIDGFTAHVHLVPEKGFGMVVLANMNGTPLSAALSFAFMDKVLGVDGTNWIQTGHERWLQVTDRGPKEEDKEKEEKEKEEAKPFIPVRPLSAYAGTFEHPAYGKFTVTLDRDTLRASFNFMKLSLSAVDVDLFQGIVPELGDEGFKIKFDAGMSNYIDRIQVPLEPAVDPIVFERIASDLWKRSDYLKQFVGNYDVNGLKIVIKLEGDQLKMTPAGQPTFALQPILENQFKVPDLPGFSVSFKGTDHDVIVLHQPNGEFEGKRSKE
- a CDS encoding phosphoribosylformylglycinamidine cyclo-ligase; the encoded protein is MADKYDKRGVSASKSEVHQAIAGLDKGLYPNAFCKILPDITSGDEDYVNLMHADTAGTKTVLSYLYWKEKNDLTVWSDVAQDALVMNLDDMGCVGAIDRILVSSTIGRNKHLIPGKVLTEIIQGTARFASKLSEYGVNLQLAGGETADVGDVVRTIDIGFTTFARLSKAELIVNAIRPGDVIIGLASYGQASYEDRYNSGIGSNGLTQARHDILDKRYENYPESFDPHTDAAYRFTGSYGLRDQVLLQGTTYEVGQLLLSPTRTYLPVLAALLNSSLRPSIHGIIHNTGGGLTKVMKFVDQCRIIKDQLLPVPPVFELIQQESNAPLKEMHQVFNMGQRLEIYIAESQINNCLDIIKDFNIDCQVIGHVESAATNELVITRGSDSWTYLPGEY